The genomic interval TAGGAGGAACAGGTTTTTTATTTGGATGCCTTCCCAAAGAGGTTAATACAAGCCTTATCATTATAATTTCTATTGTCATCACGGGTGCGCTGCATTTAGATGGATTTTGTGATACATTGGATGGTTTATCTTCTACAAAA from bacterium carries:
- a CDS encoding adenosylcobinamide-GDP ribazoletransferase, which encodes MQAFNGFLTSLQFLTIIPIKIKELDFEGSISWFPIIGCLIGSLLGGTGFLFGCLPKEVNTSLIIIISIVITGALHLDGFCDTLDGLSSTK